The stretch of DNA CGGGTTTCGAATAGTAATAGCCTTTGTTAGTCTTAATAAATAGGTGAAGTATTCCCTCATGCCAAATATTATAGTTCTTCAGCTGCAAAGTTATTCTTACTGCTGAGTTTCCGTTAATGTACATAGGTTTTTGTAAACTCGTTGAAAATTTAATATTAAGATTAGAAGCAATCCGCTGGATCGAACCTCGATATTCATCGGGCAGATTCTCGTGGTCTAAGATTTTGATCAATCTACCTTGATACTTTTCGGGATGATTTTTTTGATCTTCCAATAGAGTATATATTTTGTCATCAACCGAACCGATATCTACAGAATAACTTGCCTTTATATCGAGCTCATAAGCTTCACTTTCACCAAATCCTGCAATATGAGATATTGTACAATCAATTATGACACCGATTGAAGATATAGTAATTCCATTATCTATGTTGTTAATTAAAGATATATCGAATATAGGATCAATATCGGCAAATTCATAACGTCGAAAAACTTGATGAAATTCGGGATAAATCTTCGGATAGTTATCAATAAGCTCATCTGTCTCTTTCCATCCTTTTAACGATGAATCAAGTCTTATAAGACTAAATTCAATTATGTCTTTCTTTAACGCGTTAACATTGCTTAATCGACCATTCACATATTCTGACGCCTCATCTTCGGCACCCTGCTTCCAACTTTGTATTAGTTCAACTGTGTGTTTGTCTAAGTCGCTATCAATAATCTTTGCGCAATTCTGGCATAGCCAGATGCCATTTTTATAACTGGATCTTTCTAGTTCAGTGAGAGTTTTGTCGAATCTCGGCCCACCTGGTGATGCTGCGGTTATATGGCTAGCGACGCCGATATTGATTATTTTATCGTTTTCACTTGCCGGACCGACAGTTGCTCTTCGGCATTCCGGATTTGAGCATTTGTTCCCAGCGCGATCGGATAGCTTCTTTTTAATAGTTTGAGAAAAATCGTTCCTCATTTATATCCCTGTATATTTCGCCTAACGGCCAAGGCTTGACGACGTTGGCGAGCTGAGCGAAGCGAAGACAGGCATGAGAATTGCTTTGCAATTCGAGTGACTGAGCCAATGTGCCGAAGGCCGAGCGAGAGTTGCGTAAGCAATCTCGAAGCGTAGCGTCAGAGCCGTAAGTTAGGCGAAGTGCTGGGGACTTATACAATCGGTTCGTAAAGATCGTACTTTCCGATAAACTTAAGATTATTGGAATCACAATATTCCTTTATTTTTCTATTAAAAGTATCATCTGACTTTGGGTGAGTTTGAACATTCTCAATAAAACTTTCAATATACGATATATCAACCTTATGCCAATCTGGGCTAAAACTTTTCAATAAGTGTTCGTGTTCAGTGCCCGCCAACGCACTTTTAAATAATTTTATTTCCGCTGGACTTCCTTCATTGATAACTTCGGATTTTTTAAATATTAAACGAACTTCTTGTTCATAAGAAAATGGCATACGTTTTAGCGTATATATTTTCTCAAAATCAGTCCTATTTTTACTAATCCCTATTTTATTCAATTCTGCATTTAAATTGATTTCACTTTGAT from Leptospira wolffii serovar Khorat str. Khorat-H2 encodes:
- a CDS encoding DUF2971 domain-containing protein yields the protein MRAIIFQKLKTTSGQNEIRKILETYPNTLAKGIFIDLALHFEGIFFAQSWSMNGESEAMWNSYSSNNQAIRIAVSEYKIREIKSVNLLYVDYQSEINLNAELNKIGISKNRTDFEKIYTLKRMPFSYEQEVRLIFKKSEVINEGSPAEIKLFKSALAGTEHEHLLKSFSPDWHKVDISYIESFIENVQTHPKSDDTFNRKIKEYCDSNNLKFIGKYDLYEPIV